The Branchiostoma floridae strain S238N-H82 chromosome 8, Bfl_VNyyK, whole genome shotgun sequence genome has a segment encoding these proteins:
- the LOC118421361 gene encoding cyclin-D-binding Myb-like transcription factor 1 isoform X2, translating to MESFCEIHGVEEPRTLLYPNQYEERKALKKLIHEAGLFRHLAQGLDRPLWNVYTRARYMYSNAEVTGKWTPKEHKKLMQLYEQHGPRWALISKSLGRFEDNIKQRFRHTRRKSMGRWSAKESRLLIQAVQAVTGKQDVTNVTSGISWQACSDFMNNVRNGRQCHNHW from the exons ATGGAAAGCTTCTGTGAG ATACATGGTGTGGAGGAACCAAGGACTCTTCTGTACCCAAACCAGTATGAGGAAAGGAAGGCACTGAAGAAACTGATCCATGAGGCAGGGCTgttcagacatctag CCCAAGGTCTGGACCGGCCCTTGTGGAATGTGTACACCAGAGCCAGGTATATGTACAGTAACGCAGAAGTCACCGGCAA ATGGACACCAAAGGAGCACAAGAAGCTCATGCAGTTGTATGAGCAGCACGGGCCTCGCTGGGCACTTATCAGCAAGTCCCTGGGGCGCTTTGAGGACAACATTAAGCAAAGGTTTCGCCATACGAGAAGGAAAT CTATGGGAAGATGGTCGGCCAAAGAGAGCAGACTGCTGATCCAAGCAGTGCAGGCAGTTACAGGGAAGCAAGACGTCACCAACGTCACCTCAGGCATCAGCTGGCAGGCGTGCTCAGACTTCATGAACAATGTGAGGAATGGTAGACAATGTCACAACCACTGGTGA
- the LOC118421361 gene encoding cyclin-D-binding Myb-like transcription factor 1 isoform X1 — protein MESFCEIHGVEEPRTLLYPNQYEERKALKKLIHEAGLFRHLAQGLDRPLWNVYTRARYMYSNAEVTGKWTPKEHKKLMQLYEQHGPRWALISKSLGRFEDNIKQRFRHTRRKSAMGRWSAKESRLLIQAVQAVTGKQDVTNVTSGISWQACSDFMNNVRNGRQCHNHW, from the exons ATGGAAAGCTTCTGTGAG ATACATGGTGTGGAGGAACCAAGGACTCTTCTGTACCCAAACCAGTATGAGGAAAGGAAGGCACTGAAGAAACTGATCCATGAGGCAGGGCTgttcagacatctag CCCAAGGTCTGGACCGGCCCTTGTGGAATGTGTACACCAGAGCCAGGTATATGTACAGTAACGCAGAAGTCACCGGCAA ATGGACACCAAAGGAGCACAAGAAGCTCATGCAGTTGTATGAGCAGCACGGGCCTCGCTGGGCACTTATCAGCAAGTCCCTGGGGCGCTTTGAGGACAACATTAAGCAAAGGTTTCGCCATACGAGAAGGAAAT CAGCTATGGGAAGATGGTCGGCCAAAGAGAGCAGACTGCTGATCCAAGCAGTGCAGGCAGTTACAGGGAAGCAAGACGTCACCAACGTCACCTCAGGCATCAGCTGGCAGGCGTGCTCAGACTTCATGAACAATGTGAGGAATGGTAGACAATGTCACAACCACTGGTGA